One genomic region from Armatimonadota bacterium encodes:
- the nuoF gene encoding NADH-quinone oxidoreductase subunit NuoF, which translates to MPTYRSHVLVCAGASCVSSGSHSVSEALEDAISRHGLSNEVKVVRTGCMGSCDLGPVAVVYPEGVFYQKLTPEDAEIIASEHLLKGRPVARLMYVSADGETPALDMDSIPFFALQQKIVLRNCGEIDPTNIDEYIARDGYEALAKVLTEMTPEQVIQIIKDSGLRGRGGGGFPTGLKWEFTAKAEGDIKYVVCNADEGDPGAFMDRSVLEGDPHSVIEAMAIAGYAIGAKKGYIYVRAEYPLAIERLSIALTQAREYGLLGENIFGSDHSFDIELRMGAGAFVCGEETALMASIEGKRGEPRPRPPFPAQKGLWQRPTVLNNVETFANIAPIILNGPEWFASIGTETSKGTKVFALAGHVNNTGLVEVPMGTPLGTIIYEIGGGVRNKRKFKAAQSGGPSGGCIPPQFLNTPVDYESLKELGSIMGSGGLIVMDDTTCMVDLARFFIDFVQDESCGKCPPCRIGTRRMLEILERICRGEGRPGDIDLLLDLGEQIKVTSLCGLGQTAPNPVLSTIAYFRDEYEEHIRDKHCRAGTCQEMMKAPCEHACPAGIDVPAYVSFMAEGQIDEAYAVIRDANPFPSVCGRVCTAYCEAHCRRSQLDGPVSIRLLKRTASDYRTKAWKPELAPRRHKKVAVIGSGPAGLTAADDLNRMGYDVTVFEKEQLPGGMMALGIPDYRLPQDVLQKEIQDIVDLGVELKTGVTFGKDVTITDLEAQGYEAIFLAIGCQQGIPLDCPGSDADGVLDAIKFLKELALGHQPEIGKRVAVIGGGDTAIDSARSALRLGADEVHLVYRRTRDEMPAHAEEIEAAAHEGVQLHFLMAPSEIKVENGKVAGMVCQQMELGDFDSSGRRRPVPVEGSEVKFDVDTIIAAIGQRIDPECACLETSRGKLCADPVTLATAKENVFAGGDATEGPMTVVDAIADGHRVARSIHSYLSGEPIPEPKIRSRTRVSQQVLAALETGEEERPPTPVPCIPDSYRRTGFAEVETGYSVPVACREAARCLHCDYIAIEED; encoded by the coding sequence ATGCCAACCTACCGGTCACACGTGCTGGTCTGCGCCGGGGCAAGCTGCGTCTCCTCGGGTAGCCATAGCGTATCCGAAGCCCTGGAAGACGCCATCAGCCGGCACGGACTGAGCAATGAAGTGAAGGTCGTACGAACCGGATGCATGGGCTCGTGCGATCTCGGACCCGTTGCCGTGGTGTACCCCGAGGGCGTCTTCTACCAGAAGCTCACGCCCGAGGATGCCGAGATAATCGCCTCTGAGCATCTGCTGAAGGGGCGGCCTGTGGCGCGCCTCATGTATGTCTCAGCGGATGGCGAGACCCCAGCGCTGGACATGGACAGCATCCCCTTCTTCGCGCTGCAGCAGAAGATTGTTCTGCGCAACTGCGGTGAGATAGATCCCACAAATATCGACGAATACATCGCTCGCGACGGATATGAGGCGCTGGCCAAGGTTCTCACGGAAATGACTCCGGAGCAAGTCATCCAGATCATCAAGGACTCCGGCCTGCGCGGACGTGGCGGCGGGGGCTTCCCCACCGGCCTGAAGTGGGAGTTCACCGCCAAAGCCGAGGGCGACATCAAGTATGTGGTGTGCAATGCGGACGAGGGCGACCCCGGCGCGTTCATGGACCGCAGCGTGCTCGAGGGTGACCCGCACAGTGTCATCGAAGCCATGGCCATCGCGGGATACGCCATCGGTGCTAAGAAGGGCTATATCTACGTGCGAGCCGAGTACCCGCTGGCCATCGAGCGCCTGTCTATCGCGCTCACCCAGGCCAGGGAATACGGTCTGCTCGGAGAGAATATCTTCGGCTCTGACCACTCCTTCGACATCGAACTGCGCATGGGAGCAGGCGCATTCGTCTGCGGCGAAGAGACCGCGCTCATGGCGTCCATCGAGGGCAAGCGCGGCGAACCCCGCCCGCGACCGCCCTTCCCCGCACAGAAAGGCCTTTGGCAGCGCCCGACGGTGCTGAACAACGTAGAGACCTTCGCGAACATCGCCCCGATCATTCTGAACGGGCCGGAGTGGTTCGCTTCCATCGGCACCGAGACCAGCAAAGGCACCAAGGTCTTTGCATTGGCCGGGCATGTCAACAACACCGGTCTCGTTGAAGTCCCGATGGGCACCCCGCTGGGCACAATTATCTACGAAATCGGTGGCGGCGTACGCAACAAGCGCAAGTTCAAGGCAGCCCAAAGTGGCGGTCCCTCCGGCGGCTGCATTCCGCCCCAGTTCCTGAATACTCCGGTGGACTATGAGAGTCTCAAGGAACTTGGCTCCATCATGGGTTCCGGTGGTCTCATCGTGATGGACGACACCACCTGCATGGTGGACCTTGCGCGGTTCTTCATCGACTTCGTGCAGGACGAGTCCTGCGGGAAGTGCCCGCCGTGCCGCATCGGGACCCGGCGTATGCTGGAAATCCTGGAGCGCATCTGCCGTGGCGAGGGTCGGCCCGGCGACATCGACCTGCTCCTGGACCTGGGCGAGCAGATCAAGGTCACCAGTCTGTGCGGCCTGGGACAGACTGCTCCCAACCCGGTCCTGAGCACCATTGCGTACTTCCGGGATGAGTACGAGGAGCACATTCGTGACAAACACTGTCGTGCTGGAACCTGCCAGGAAATGATGAAGGCGCCGTGCGAGCATGCCTGCCCTGCTGGGATCGACGTGCCCGCCTACGTCAGCTTCATGGCCGAAGGGCAGATCGACGAAGCGTACGCGGTCATCCGCGACGCCAATCCGTTCCCGTCTGTCTGCGGACGGGTCTGCACCGCCTACTGCGAGGCCCACTGCCGCCGCAGCCAGCTGGACGGCCCTGTCTCAATCCGGCTCCTGAAACGGACGGCCTCGGATTATCGCACCAAGGCGTGGAAGCCTGAGCTTGCTCCGCGCCGCCACAAGAAGGTTGCGGTCATCGGTTCCGGGCCCGCCGGTCTCACCGCCGCGGACGATCTGAACCGCATGGGTTACGATGTGACGGTTTTCGAGAAGGAGCAATTGCCGGGCGGCATGATGGCACTCGGCATTCCTGACTACCGCCTTCCCCAGGATGTTCTGCAGAAGGAAATCCAGGACATCGTGGACCTTGGGGTGGAACTGAAGACCGGCGTGACCTTCGGCAAAGACGTCACCATTACGGATCTGGAAGCCCAGGGCTATGAGGCGATTTTCCTGGCCATCGGCTGCCAACAGGGCATTCCGCTGGACTGCCCGGGCTCCGATGCTGACGGCGTCCTGGACGCCATCAAGTTCCTGAAGGAGCTGGCGCTGGGCCACCAGCCCGAGATCGGCAAGCGCGTGGCAGTCATTGGCGGCGGTGACACCGCGATTGACTCGGCTCGTTCCGCCCTGCGTCTGGGTGCGGACGAGGTGCACCTCGTCTACCGCCGCACTCGAGACGAGATGCCCGCCCATGCTGAGGAGATCGAGGCCGCGGCCCATGAGGGCGTGCAGCTTCACTTCCTCATGGCCCCGAGCGAGATCAAAGTCGAGAACGGCAAGGTGGCCGGGATGGTCTGCCAGCAGATGGAGCTTGGCGACTTCGACAGCTCCGGTCGTCGACGGCCGGTCCCGGTTGAAGGCAGCGAGGTCAAATTCGACGTGGATACGATCATCGCAGCTATCGGCCAGCGGATCGACCCGGAGTGCGCGTGCCTGGAGACCAGCCGCGGCAAGCTGTGCGCCGATCCGGTGACCCTTGCCACCGCGAAAGAGAACGTGTTCGCAGGTGGAGACGCCACCGAGGGGCCGATGACGGTCGTCGACGCCATTGCCGATGGCCACAGAGTCGCCCGGTCGATCCACAGCTATCTGTCGGGCGAGCCAATACCCGAGCCGAAGATCCGCTCGCGCACCCGGGTGTCACAGCAGGTCCTCGCAGCCTTGGAGACCGGCGAGGAGGAGCGCCCGCCCACACCCGTTCCCTGCATTCCGGACAGCTACCGGCGGACTGGTTTCGCCGAGGTCGAAACGGGTTACTCAGTACCCGTGGCCTGCCGGGAAGCGGCGCGTTGTCTGCACTGCGATTACATCGCGATCGAGGAAGACTAG
- a CDS encoding serine kinase, protein MTEANTLTVAQVAESLGLKVCAGGHKLDSEVVGALVSDLLSYVMANGKPGQLWVTIQTHSNIVAVAVLGGLAGIVIASGFHPDEDTTGRAEEEDIPILTCDAPAYEIAGMLYQLGVR, encoded by the coding sequence ATGACTGAAGCCAATACCCTCACCGTGGCCCAGGTTGCCGAGAGCCTCGGGCTGAAAGTCTGCGCAGGCGGGCACAAGCTGGACAGCGAGGTGGTCGGCGCGCTCGTCAGCGACCTGCTGAGTTACGTGATGGCAAACGGCAAGCCCGGGCAGCTGTGGGTGACGATTCAGACCCACTCCAATATCGTGGCAGTAGCGGTGCTCGGGGGATTGGCGGGCATCGTCATCGCCAGCGGCTTCCACCCGGACGAAGACACCACCGGCCGTGCTGAGGAAGAGGACATCCCGATTCTCACCTGCGACGCGCCGGCCTATGAGATTGCCGGGATGCTGTACCAGTTGGGAGTGCGGTAG
- a CDS encoding NAD(P)H-dependent oxidoreductase subunit E has protein sequence MLTAAPIAEDVFPKIDAIVEKHGADPDALIEILHEVQEEVGYLPQQVQEYIADRLSMPPGQVESVISFYSFFTTVPRGRHIIKVCQGTACYVRGGKRVLDEVIKRAGCGVGETSEDMRFSVDVVRCVGACGLSPVMTIDEDIYERVKPSQVADLLARYE, from the coding sequence ATGCTCACGGCTGCACCTATCGCCGAAGACGTTTTCCCCAAGATCGATGCCATCGTGGAAAAGCACGGCGCTGATCCCGATGCCCTCATAGAAATACTCCATGAGGTTCAGGAAGAGGTCGGATACCTGCCCCAGCAGGTGCAGGAGTACATTGCGGACCGCTTGTCCATGCCTCCAGGACAGGTCGAGAGTGTCATCAGCTTCTACAGCTTCTTCACCACCGTTCCGCGTGGGCGCCATATCATCAAGGTCTGCCAGGGAACCGCGTGCTACGTGCGCGGCGGCAAGCGCGTGCTGGATGAAGTTATAAAGCGCGCCGGCTGTGGAGTGGGCGAGACCAGCGAAGACATGCGTTTCAGCGTGGACGTTGTGCGCTGCGTGGGTGCCTGTGGCCTATCGCCAGTCATGACCATCGACGAGGACATCTACGAGCGGGTGAAGCCATCGCAGGTTGCCGACCTGCTCGCACGCTATGAGTAG
- a CDS encoding PHP domain-containing protein: protein MAEQACPADPTADRKQDQVAKAGLVAVDLHIHSALSPCGDGSMRPGEVLLSAERRRIAVVGIVDHCTAGNAKAFLDASAAFDVRVLVGLEVESAEGVHILALFDSLDAAMDMDRLVADHLPDLRNRPDVLGEQLLLDAWGHVIGTDDRLLVTATDLTIEQIARHTTDRRGLSIPAHVDRSLNGLFRVLGMVPPDLRVPAFEVSASMAPDRARARWPQLAEVCLLTSSDAHVPEDIGRAMTFISPDLARAELDACDWGEELKKELCPGGGGGA, encoded by the coding sequence GTGGCAGAGCAAGCATGCCCTGCAGATCCCACTGCAGATCGGAAGCAAGATCAGGTCGCCAAAGCCGGACTTGTCGCAGTGGACCTGCATATTCACTCAGCGCTGTCCCCGTGCGGCGATGGATCGATGCGGCCCGGGGAGGTGCTTCTGAGCGCCGAGCGCCGGCGCATTGCAGTGGTGGGCATCGTCGATCACTGCACCGCGGGCAATGCGAAAGCGTTCCTGGATGCTTCAGCAGCCTTTGATGTACGAGTGCTCGTTGGGCTGGAGGTTGAAAGCGCGGAGGGTGTGCACATCCTTGCGCTCTTTGACAGTCTTGATGCGGCCATGGATATGGACCGCCTTGTCGCGGACCATCTGCCCGACCTTCGTAACCGCCCCGACGTGTTGGGAGAACAGCTGCTTCTGGACGCGTGGGGTCACGTGATCGGGACCGACGATCGCCTCCTGGTGACCGCCACGGACCTGACCATCGAGCAGATCGCCCGTCACACCACAGACCGCCGTGGACTGAGCATCCCGGCCCACGTGGACCGTTCTTTGAACGGTTTGTTCCGCGTGCTTGGCATGGTGCCACCTGACCTGCGCGTGCCGGCGTTCGAGGTCTCGGCGAGCATGGCTCCGGACAGGGCTCGGGCGCGGTGGCCGCAGCTGGCTGAGGTCTGCCTGCTGACAAGCTCGGATGCCCACGTGCCCGAGGATATAGGCCGGGCAATGACCTTCATCAGCCCGGACCTCGCCAGGGCGGAACTGGATGCCTGCGACTGGGGCGAGGAACTGAAGAAAGAGTTGTGCCCCGGGGGTGGTGGAGGTGCGTGA
- a CDS encoding (2Fe-2S) ferredoxin domain-containing protein, whose product MKSVQELRELRERTKAALAVRDREGGPRIVVCMGTCGIAAGARDVLRSLLEELERQGRDDVTITQTGCKGLCEREPMIEVLIPGSAPVTYGSVTPDVVKQIVDDHIIKGQVVSEYAIAIGSEGN is encoded by the coding sequence TTGAAGAGCGTACAGGAACTGCGAGAGCTGCGAGAACGCACGAAAGCTGCTCTGGCTGTACGGGACAGGGAGGGCGGGCCACGCATTGTGGTCTGCATGGGAACCTGCGGCATTGCCGCCGGCGCCCGCGATGTGCTCCGATCCCTGCTGGAGGAGCTGGAACGGCAGGGCCGTGATGACGTCACCATTACCCAGACCGGATGCAAGGGTCTTTGCGAACGGGAGCCGATGATCGAGGTGCTGATTCCCGGCAGCGCCCCGGTCACCTATGGTTCAGTGACGCCCGACGTGGTCAAGCAGATCGTGGATGACCACATCATCAAGGGCCAGGTCGTCTCCGAGTACGCCATCGCCATCGGATCGGAGGGCAACTGA
- a CDS encoding ATP-binding protein produces the protein MDDQPLCHHEFPILGSAYFLGGRASTSVKRVLSEAGVDGETIQRVSVACYEAEMNVVLHAISGYIALDVFADRVEVSVKDRGPGIEDIELAMTPGWSSATEEARALGFGAGMGLPNIKGQADEMEIESPPGEGVRMKLVFRRGDRGDD, from the coding sequence ATGGATGATCAGCCCCTGTGCCATCATGAGTTCCCGATCCTGGGCAGCGCCTACTTTCTCGGCGGCCGTGCATCCACGTCAGTCAAGCGGGTCCTGTCGGAAGCCGGCGTGGACGGGGAGACGATCCAGCGGGTGAGTGTGGCCTGCTACGAGGCGGAGATGAACGTGGTCCTGCACGCCATCTCCGGCTACATCGCCCTCGATGTGTTCGCGGACAGAGTGGAGGTCAGCGTGAAGGACCGCGGGCCGGGCATCGAGGATATTGAGCTCGCCATGACCCCCGGCTGGTCTTCGGCGACAGAGGAGGCGCGGGCCCTGGGCTTTGGCGCCGGGATGGGTCTGCCCAACATCAAGGGCCAGGCGGACGAGATGGAGATTGAGAGCCCACCCGGGGAGGGCGTGCGCATGAAGCTGGTGTTCAGGCGAGGTGACCGGGGCGATGACTGA
- a CDS encoding ATP-binding protein has translation MRELSLHILDIARNSVEAGARNVALTVVEDPERDRLEITLQDDGRGMDAETLARVTDPFYTTRTTRHVGLGLSLLKATCEQAGGVMELTSTPGKGTLVRCVMGLSNFDRPPLGDLAAVIQSLACETEHTELVYRHIVGDSEFRLDTMEVKRELEADCLCAPPILQWLGRHVREGLHDLGSRA, from the coding sequence GTGCGTGAGCTGTCGCTGCATATTCTGGATATCGCCCGCAACAGCGTGGAGGCAGGGGCGCGGAACGTGGCGCTGACGGTGGTCGAAGACCCGGAGCGGGACCGGTTGGAGATCACGCTGCAGGATGACGGGCGGGGGATGGATGCGGAAACCCTGGCGCGGGTCACTGACCCGTTCTACACGACTCGCACCACCCGTCATGTAGGCTTGGGGCTGTCACTGCTCAAGGCCACATGCGAGCAGGCGGGTGGCGTGATGGAACTGACTTCCACGCCGGGCAAGGGGACGCTGGTGCGATGTGTCATGGGGTTATCGAACTTTGACCGACCGCCGCTGGGGGATCTGGCCGCGGTGATACAGTCTCTGGCGTGCGAAACGGAACACACGGAGCTTGTCTATCGCCACATTGTGGGGGATAGCGAGTTCCGGCTCGATACGATGGAGGTGAAACGAGAACTCGAGGCAGACTGCCTTTGTGCCCCGCCGATCCTGCAATGGCTGGGGCGCCATGTGCGCGAAGGATTGCACGACCTGGGGAGCAGAGCCTGA
- a CDS encoding iron hydrogenase small subunit, with amino-acid sequence MSEFMVTINGREVPARPGMTVLNVAQQAGIHIPTLCYHPDLPPLGACRVCLVEIEGERGLQPSCSFPVREGMNIKTHSPKVRKARRTVVELLLSDHPSDCTSCARNGSCELQQLAEELGIREVRVRADCPGHPIDDVSLAVVRDPDKCILCRRCLQTCDIIQGVSGLRVLGRGYESIIGAPFGQPLGHALCVNCGQCINRCPTGALTEKSYINEVWEALSDPDKFVVVQTAPAVRVALGESLGLAAGQVVTGKLTSALRELGFDRVFDTDFTADLTIMEEGYELIKRITEGGVLPQITSCSPGWIKFVEHFYPQLLPNVSSCKSPQQMFGAVAKTYYAEEAGIDPAKMVVVSIMPCTAKKYEAARPEMCDSGYRDVDYVLTTRELAQMIKEQGIDFANLPDSDYDDPLGESTGAAVIFGATGGVMEAALRTAYEVITGEKLENVDIQAVRGMAGVREAVVKVGDIEFKAAVAHGLSNAAKLLDKVAAGEADYHFIEIMACPGGCLGGGGQPIPTSPEIRQKRMDAIYTADADLPIRRSHENPSIARIYEKFLGEPLSHKSHHLLHTEYTPRTKSAIQGPQ; translated from the coding sequence ATGTCGGAGTTCATGGTAACAATCAACGGCCGCGAGGTTCCGGCAAGGCCCGGCATGACGGTGCTCAATGTAGCCCAGCAGGCGGGAATCCATATCCCGACGCTATGCTACCACCCTGATCTGCCCCCCCTCGGCGCCTGCCGTGTCTGCCTCGTGGAGATCGAGGGCGAAAGGGGCCTGCAGCCCTCTTGCTCCTTCCCTGTACGCGAGGGCATGAACATCAAGACCCATTCGCCCAAGGTTCGCAAGGCGCGCCGCACGGTGGTTGAGCTGCTGCTGTCCGATCATCCTTCGGACTGCACCAGTTGCGCTCGGAATGGCTCGTGCGAATTGCAGCAGCTGGCCGAGGAGCTAGGCATCCGCGAGGTGCGCGTGCGTGCGGACTGCCCTGGCCACCCCATCGACGACGTCAGTCTCGCGGTGGTCCGCGACCCGGACAAGTGCATCCTGTGCCGCCGGTGCCTTCAGACCTGTGACATTATCCAGGGGGTATCCGGGCTGCGAGTTCTGGGGCGCGGATATGAGAGCATCATCGGCGCGCCATTCGGGCAGCCACTCGGGCACGCGCTCTGCGTCAACTGCGGCCAATGCATCAACCGCTGCCCCACCGGCGCCCTCACTGAAAAGAGCTACATCAACGAAGTCTGGGAAGCACTCTCGGATCCAGACAAGTTCGTGGTGGTCCAGACCGCACCCGCCGTCCGTGTGGCCCTGGGCGAGAGTCTCGGACTGGCTGCGGGCCAGGTGGTGACCGGCAAGCTCACCAGCGCACTGCGCGAGCTGGGCTTCGATCGAGTCTTCGACACCGACTTCACCGCCGACCTGACCATCATGGAAGAGGGCTACGAGCTGATCAAACGCATTACCGAGGGCGGCGTTCTGCCCCAGATCACCTCATGCAGCCCGGGTTGGATCAAGTTCGTTGAGCATTTCTACCCGCAATTGCTCCCGAACGTCTCCTCCTGCAAGTCGCCGCAGCAGATGTTCGGCGCTGTGGCGAAGACGTATTATGCAGAGGAGGCGGGCATCGATCCGGCGAAGATGGTCGTGGTATCGATCATGCCCTGCACCGCCAAGAAGTATGAGGCGGCCCGCCCCGAGATGTGCGACTCGGGTTACAGGGACGTTGACTACGTGCTGACGACTCGCGAGCTTGCCCAGATGATCAAAGAACAGGGCATCGACTTCGCCAATCTGCCGGACAGCGACTATGACGATCCGCTGGGTGAATCCACAGGAGCCGCAGTGATCTTCGGCGCTACCGGTGGGGTCATGGAAGCTGCGTTGCGCACGGCGTACGAGGTCATCACCGGCGAGAAGCTGGAAAACGTGGACATCCAGGCCGTGCGCGGGATGGCCGGCGTTCGCGAAGCGGTGGTGAAGGTGGGTGACATCGAGTTCAAGGCCGCTGTCGCCCACGGCCTGAGCAACGCCGCGAAGCTGCTGGACAAGGTGGCGGCGGGTGAGGCTGACTACCACTTCATCGAGATTATGGCCTGCCCCGGCGGCTGTCTCGGCGGTGGTGGCCAGCCGATTCCGACGTCGCCTGAGATCCGCCAGAAGCGTATGGACGCTATCTATACCGCTGACGCAGACCTGCCCATCCGCAGGTCACACGAGAACCCGTCTATCGCCCGCATTTACGAGAAGTTCCTGGGTGAACCTTTGAGCCACAAGTCACACCATCTGTTGCACACTGAATATACGCCGCGCACCAAGTCGGCGATTCAGGGCCCCCAGTAG